The proteins below come from a single Psychrobacter sp. FDAARGOS_221 genomic window:
- a CDS encoding IS1595 family transposase, which translates to MRKSKLSWYKQTKLIELFVAGSTARTAASLVGVNKTTASYYFHRLRLLIYENSQEPGLFEGEIEVDESYFGGTRKGKRGRGAGSKVPVFGLLKRNGKVYACIIPNAKADTLIPIIREKVKPDSIVYTDSFKSYNALDVSEFTHYRINHSKTFVNNKNHINGIENFWNQAKRHLRKFNGVPKEHFHLYLKECEWRFNHSDPKSQLLQLKQWVKQGLN; encoded by the coding sequence ATGAGAAAGAGTAAACTAAGTTGGTACAAACAGACCAAACTAATCGAACTATTTGTTGCAGGCTCTACAGCCAGAACAGCAGCAAGCTTAGTCGGTGTTAACAAAACCACAGCCAGTTATTATTTTCATAGACTAAGACTGCTTATTTACGAGAATAGCCAAGAGCCTGGTCTATTCGAAGGTGAAATCGAAGTAGACGAGTCTTACTTTGGCGGAACCCGCAAAGGCAAACGAGGACGAGGTGCTGGTAGTAAAGTCCCCGTCTTTGGCCTATTAAAGCGTAATGGCAAGGTTTACGCCTGTATTATACCCAATGCTAAAGCAGATACCTTGATCCCAATCATAAGAGAAAAGGTGAAGCCTGATAGCATTGTTTACACTGACTCATTTAAAAGCTACAACGCATTAGATGTCAGTGAATTTACTCATTATCGTATCAACCACTCTAAAACCTTTGTTAATAATAAAAACCATATTAACGGCATAGAGAACTTCTGGAATCAAGCTAAACGGCATTTACGTAAGTTTAACGGTGTTCCAAAAGAGCATTTTCACCTCTATCTAAAGGAGTGTGAGTGGCGTTTTAATCACAGTGACCCAAAGTCGCAATTATTACAATTAAAACAATGGGTTAAACAGGGTTTGAACTAG